DNA sequence from the Hyalangium minutum genome:
GGAGAATCCCGCAAGGACGATATTCAACTCGATCAACACTGATCAGGATGTGGGACGCCTGATCAGGACGCAGGTGGAAGATCTTTATGTTGACTTCAAGACCAAGCAAGATCACGCCATTTCGGACGTAGATCAACATCTCCAAGCAGTGCTTTCCAAGGCAATTGCGGGATTCGCCAATGCCGATGGAGGAGTGATTGTCTTAGGTGTCAATGCCCCCCAAGGGCAGCCGCCTTCCTTGAAATTGATCGCGCCACTTAATGACTTCGAGCAGGAAGTTAACTCGTATATTCCTCGCTCCACTTCCTTTCCTGTCGCAGGGGCGGAAACGAAAAAGGTCCCTTTCCAAGGACAAGCAGGCGGCGTGGTGTTGGTGTACGTCCCCAAAAGCGACCTTGCGCCGCACTGTAGCATGAAGGATCGCCGTTACTATCAACGGATCGGCGACTCGTTCTTGCCGATGGAGCACTACCAAATTGCAGACATGTTCGGACGGCGCCACCAACCGCGGCTCGTTCCCTATGTTGAGGCTAGCCGCGATATCAACTCCCGTGGAGGGATGGAGTTGATCGTTGGCGTCAAGAACGTTGGAGTGGCGATCGCTAGATACGTCTATTTGTCCGTGGAGGAGCGTGCACAATTTTCGTTTTCAGATTACGGCATTAGCGGCAACGGCCATTGGGGCTTGCCGCCCTTTGTTGGCGGGAGCCGGCTAAGTGAATATCGAGGTGGTGTTGATCATGTTATTCATCCCGGAGTTGCCCTGCCTGTCACAAAGATGAGAGGTGCCGTCAGGGTTGATACCCCGGCCACTTTGTTGGAGGAGTACTCACAGATTACAATTGCTGGTCGTGTCGTTGCAGAGGGGGCCGTGTTGAAAAACTGGCGTGTGTTTCTTTCTAGAGCACAGATACAGCAAATTCTTAGCGGGCCCAACCAATCGGTGGTCCTTGATAGTATACTGACTTGATTCTTAATGGACTTGAACCTGGAGTGATCGTCGGCCCGCGCTAGAGCGCGGGCCAGTCGTAACTCGCGAAGCAAAGCTTTTGCGGCGTGCCTTCGGTCTGCTCAATGAAGCGCGCGAAGTCTCGAGCCTTGCGGAAGGCTTCGATCAGCTCGTCGGTGTGCTGATACAGCTCGACCTCGACCTCGACCTCGACCTCGTCGGCGAGTTGCCCTTGACGGTGACACCGCCCGATCGC
Encoded proteins:
- a CDS encoding helix-turn-helix domain-containing protein — translated: MENPARTIFNSINTDQDVGRLIRTQVEDLYVDFKTKQDHAISDVDQHLQAVLSKAIAGFANADGGVIVLGVNAPQGQPPSLKLIAPLNDFEQEVNSYIPRSTSFPVAGAETKKVPFQGQAGGVVLVYVPKSDLAPHCSMKDRRYYQRIGDSFLPMEHYQIADMFGRRHQPRLVPYVEASRDINSRGGMELIVGVKNVGVAIARYVYLSVEERAQFSFSDYGISGNGHWGLPPFVGGSRLSEYRGGVDHVIHPGVALPVTKMRGAVRVDTPATLLEEYSQITIAGRVVAEGAVLKNWRVFLSRAQIQQILSGPNQSVVLDSILT